AGCGTCTTGGTGGGGAAATAGGCGCATGAATGAATGGGTTTAGCGTGGGTGTTAGTTAATACattcccaggtgtgtgtgtgtgtgtgtgtgtgtgtgtgtgtgtgtgtgtgtgtgtgtgtgtgtgtgtgtgtgtgtgcagttcgTGAGGTGACGGTGGAGCAAGATCTGGTGGCAAAtggcaggaaagaaagagtaaacaaGTGGAATGAGGGAGTGGATGGGGGATGAGTAGTCTTCGTAGGTAGAGTGGAGAGGTTTGGCTGTGAAAATTGTGGAGGAGTGTTTGAAGGAAGTGGATTTGTTAAAAGgagtggatgaaggaaagagtttgGAGAGAAGGAGTGCAGAATTGTAGGAGTGTAGTATTGAGTAGAATAATAAAAGTACAGGAATGGATGTCTTTTGAAGGAAGTGAGTGGAATTAAAAGTATAAGAATGGACATTTGTACAGGAATGGACATTTTTTAAGAAATTTACTGGCATAAAAGTACAAGAATGGACATTTTTCGAAGGAATTTAATGGAAAAGAATGCAAGAGTATGCgaatggaggagtggaggagttaGTATAATAGGAGAAGAATAATAGttgaaggaataatgaaaatgaagacaaaaagataATCAAAGGAACAAAAATTAACGAACGCACTTACATAACACAATACAAAGATACACACAAATTAAATGgatgcaaaataataaaaaaaaaaaacagtaaatggAAATGAAGGACTGATGTGTTAAAGAAAATATGGTCTTTAGTTCAATATATGTCCTTGTAATAcagtaacgtagaaatctttAGGTATATGTTGTGTTACCTGTTCCTGTCtactatacattctctctctctctctctctctctctctctctctctctctctctctctctctctctctctctctctctctctctctctctctctctctctctctctctctctctctctctctctctctctctctctctctctctctctctctctctctctctctctctctctctctctctctctctctctctctctctctctctctttctgctgaTTCCTGGAAGATATTCAATCGGTCTTCATTCATTTCGCGGAAGAGAGGCTTATGTGCACCACGGCAATGAAGGAATGGCAGACCAAGGGTGGAGTTAGCGGTGTCAGTGCTGTGCCTCGGTCTGTGCCTCCCTTCACCACTGACTCTCCTTGGCTTtctggttaacctcttcagtaccatcacACGCTTTCAtgcttattctgcttactacttggtgattttatgcagcttcacaaacttaagtgggaattaaaatagtgaagactccggttattcatcttctgacctccatagaccctttctaatgtcagtaaaattacctaatcacatccaaaactcaaggtaaaaatgcgtccaagtactgaaagggttaatttggACGAtgtagtgtggagagagagagagagatactttgaattgatattttgttgatatttatttgttttcagttttataCCTGTTTGAAAATGTGTGATTTTAATGTGAATGTGGATGCAAACCGTTTCTTTTTGCctgtgcctttgtgtgtgtgtatgtgtgtgtgtgtgtgtgtgtgtgtgtgtgtgtgtgtgtgtgtgtgttcgtgtatgTGCATGCCTGCGTGCGAGatttttatttgcatatttGTGTCTATATCAGGCGCGGAAAACATACACTTAGTATCAAACCgcgccttatctctctctctctctctctctctctctctctctctctctctctctctctctctctctctctctctctctctctctctctctctcgtcagcggCCTCATGACCCTCTGTGGTGTAACCAAATATTTATTCTTGCAAGACTCCAAACTTTCACGGAGGCGAGTTAGAAGAGACATCCACGCTGCattttcaaggaggaggaggaggaggaggatgcggaggaggaggaggaggaggaggaggaggaggaggaggaggaggaggaggggaggaggagggaagcaaaataatgtagtCGAAATGTTATACTCCCcttcatgtttacttttcacTCCTCCAAACAACTACTGTCATTTTCGTTTCccttcaacgtgtgtgtgtgtgtgtgtgtgtgtgtgtgtgtgtgtgtgtgtgtgtgtgtgtgtgtgtgtgtgtgtgtgtgtgtttgtgttagtatgagtgtgtgtgtcaccttttCTCTGATTGACACGGTAAAAGTttcaaaggaggaaggaatattgTATAGTGTTAGCATTAGTTCTCGCGCGTTTGGTTGCCCGCGAGTGTCACTtcgatgagagagagtgagagagagagagagagagagagagagagagagagagagagagagagagagagagagagagaatatcataaCCCAAATATCCCGTTAGCTTAATCCCTTGACTGCTGAATGCTAAACGAAACTCCCTCAGGacgatggaagagaaggaggaggaggaggaggaggaggaggaggggggtatAATCTTCTTGATGCGTCTTTAAGTGATGTAATAGTAATTGAAGGGACTATAATTGTGTGTTGCGAGTGATGTAAAGGAGTatggtgatgaggaagaggagggagagggagtgggtagaagtggggagggagaagggagaggggagaggggagaagggagagagaccaGCCGCCCGGGAGGTCTCGAGGTGCGAAGTGGGTGGGTTCTTCTGTCCCCTTtggctcctctttttcttttcctcctccttctttttcctcgttcttttttttctcattctcctcctccattatttcttcccttcttccttttatattcgtctttttttttctgatcgtgtgtgttttagtttgttgcttgttttgttttgttcttctcatcctctttgtcTTATTGatgttttgactttttttttattttcttcctgtcttattgttttcctcgttatcgttttcgttcttgttcttgttcttgttctcgttttcttccctctggatttctttctttcgttctcgtcctcctccctttccacatccccgctcttctctttttttttttctattcgttcTTGCCTtcgttgtcttcttcctcttcatcctcttcatcttgcttctcttcatcttcgttgtcgtcatcctcttccttctcctccttgttactgccttcgtcctcctcctcctcctcctcctcctcctcctcctcctcctcctccctcaatgCAGTTCTTCACGTTGTTTTGGgcagtgggtggggaggaacctTCGCCTTTACTATCCTATGTTTCTTATTTCATATTGGTGTAAGAAAAagacaggtctgttgctgtttgtttttcatttgtaaTCCATTGTagtccttgttctcttcctttatccttctcctctccctaagccttctttcctcatcctttcagcatccttctcttcattcctttactttattttcgcTACCAGCCGCTCATCTCAGCCACGTCCTCTCTGCTCCACCCTCCACTCCACCCTTCTCCAACACCTCCACCCTCTTCTCCCGCCTCTAATGTTCCCCCAGCCACTTCCACCCTCCTTCCAGTCTTCACACAAACACCTCCACCCTCACTCTTCAGTAATGATGGTaaattccttccattcttcctttggCCAGCATCTCAATATTCCTTGTAGCCTTTTGTATTCTCCACCTGTTCTCCACTCTATCACCTCCACACCTGAGAGAATCACACggtcactctttctctctctcttcttcttccttccctccctctctcctctcctctctctcctaggTAGACGTGGAAGGTAATTTACAGTGGATTAATACGCGCTGTGAGTTTACTTTTATGGAGTATCATTGCATCAGGGGAGCCTCGGTGTGTCCTTGGCCAGGTCCTTTGTTTTGTTCGGGTGTGTGTGGGACTAGGCGGCGGATTCACGCGTTTTGTTAATGAAGTGGAATTGCTCGGCGTGCTTTGTGGTGCGGGAGTTGTGAGGAGTATTGGCACGGAGGGTGtagctggtagtggtggtgatggtggtggtggtggtggtggtgggaaggaggatgggtggaagggaggggagagagagaaagggaggtgtTGAGACCACCCACCTTTAGCCCAACACCAGCTCATACGTGTAtactcctgcacacacacacacacacacacacacacacacacacacacacacacacacacacacacacacacacacacacacgcacattgtTCGCGCGCGCGTATGAATATGATCTTCCCAACTTTCCAAGCAACGATTATGAACGGAAattagtgcacacacacacacacacactttacatacacacactaatgaGCACATTCCCTCACGCTAAGCAACACACCCTCGAACACAGACGAATGATGTCCACTGCCACAAGCTTTTCTCGCAAACTAGACAGAGGAACAAAAACTCGTGAAAACCCTGACCACTACATCGTCCTCATCACCTCCCGCGCCCAGCCCAGGAAACGAGAACACGGTCGGCGGCGTGATATGCGAGTgggtaggaagagagggagagagtgggagaggagggaggagagcggCTGGGTTGTCTCTAGCTCCTCCCCTCGTatgtaatatttctctctctctctctctctctctctctctctctctctctctctctctctctctctctctctctctctctctctctctctccacctgatCGCCCGTGTGACATTAGAGAGGGTATCGCCGTGTGGCCTAAACGACAGGTATCATTATTAGTAACTCCAGTGGCCGTGGACTGTCGCTTCCCCCTTGATTATAGACGTTCCCgacacatttttttatctctttttctttctctccctctcttcttcaatcttctttacttctcttctagCGCTGCCATTCCCATCCCGTCCATCActcgcttcctccttccccacagTCCCTCACTCGCTGTAGGAACCTCGCATCTCCTTCAGTAGTCTTTTTATGGctcattatttaccattcttcCCCCACTTCTCCTCACCTGGCTGGCTATATGGAGAGGGAACGcaccactccacctccacccacccatccacacatccacctctccctcccacctaccTACCGGAAAGACAGTAATCTGATTCTTACCCATGAAAGAAACCagagtaaaaaatatgaaatggtaGTAAGGGCTGgtgtgggtgagagggagagaaagatagagagagagagagagggagagggagagaggagtgagagggagccAGCACCTGCACCGCGCCGGGCTGGTGACCTTGGGATGTGAGGCGAATTCTCaggaggaagtaaaaatgaGTGGTGACTAATAATGCCGGAGAGTTATGGAGGAGGccagtgtgtgttgggaggggtGGAGAAAGAGGCTGGGTGTGTGATGGTAGGTGGGGAAAGGGGCTGGTTGTGTGTTgggaggggtgaggagagggactgagtgtgtgtgttggtttgttaGGTAGAGGGGCTAGGTGTGAGTGTTGGTGGATTGAGGAGAgaggctgagtgtgtgtgttggtttgttaGGTAGAGGGCCTGGTTGTGTGTTGGGAGGGGCGAGGAGAGGgactgtgtgtgttggtttgttaGGTAGAGGGCCTGGTTGTGTGttgggaggtgaggagagggactgtgtgtgttggtttgttaGGTAGAGGGCCTGGTTGTGTGTTGGGAGGGGCGAGGAGAGGgactgtgtgtgttggtttgttaGGTAGAGGGGCTAGGTGAGTGTTGGTAAGTTTGGGAGAGAGgctgtgtgaggtgaggtgagtgacTGAATGAGTGTTAATGGGTTGGGAGAGTGGCTAGGTGAGTGTAGTGGGGTTGGGGAAGGGGGTTGGGTGAATGTTGGTAATTTTGATATAGGTTTGGGAGAGGAGCCGGGTTAGTGTTGGTCCCTTGGGAGAGCGGCTGTGTAAGTGTTGTGGGGTTGAGGAGAGGAGCTGGGAGAGTGTTGATAAGTTTGGAAGAGCGACTGGGTGAATGTTGGTGGGGTGAGGAAAGGGGCTGGGTGAATGTTGTGGGGCTGAGGAGAGGGGCTGGGTATGTGTTGGTGAGTTTTGGAGAGGGGCTGGGTGTCTGTTGGTAGGTTTTGGAGAGCGGCTGTGTGAGTGTTGGGAGAGGTGAGTTGAGCGGCTGTGTGAGTGTTGGAAGGGGTCTGattgtgttttggtgagttgGGGAGAGCGGTTGGTTGAATGTTGGTGGGTTGTGGAGAGCGGCAATATGGATGGGGTGGGGTGAGGGGCTAGGTGTGTGTTGCTGGGATAAGGAGAGTGGTagggtgagtgtggtgagggaTTGTGTGAGTGTAGGGATGGGTGAGGTGATGGGGCCTGGGTGTGTTGGTGGGGTGGATGGAGCGgaggtgtggtgggtgtggagaggagtggtggtgtgtgctgaAGATGAGGAGGGCAACTTTCATATGTTAATGCTATGGActcctttcatttattactCTCATTTACTTAATTATTTATGTGTATCTATAAATATTGTAATTAAAATGAATAGTAGGTAGCTGTGCAGTCAAtagacaatgataacaataataaaagctaCAATGAAGAAGCAAGGTTTATTTGAAGGGAAGACATTATTCATTTCcttgtgtatttttctattcatgtagccaaaaagaaaacggaacaagaacaaacacaaattcgtaaagagaaaagatgaaaaagagaaactgctaattgtctctttcctcccatctcctcctctcctgacaagaaggaagaatgtaACAGTAATAGCAGAAGTGTCAcctcaatagtgtgtgtgtgtgtgtgtgtgtgtgtgtgtgtgtgtgtgtgtgtgtgtgtgtgtggaaaaagtGATGGTCTTGGGAACCTGGAGTGTGGGACGacagggttcgaatcccactcggaaccaaaaataaataaataaatgactgtgtgtgtgtgtgtgtgtgtgtgtgtgtgtgtgtgtgtgtgtgtgtgtgtgtgtgtgtgtgtgtgtgtcatgaatgGCTCGGTCAGCTCcccgccccctcctccccctgcgAGCGGCGCCCCTCCAGCCAGCGCCCCACCCAAGGAATCCTGCAAGGGCGTGTAATGGCTCTTAATCACACGTCGTGGAGGCGGAAAATTGTTACTGAGCACCTGTAAGTTATATGCCTATACGGTAATTACGGcgaggggagtgtgtgtgtgtgtgtgtgtgtgtgtgtgtgtgtgtgtgtgtgtgtgtgtgtgtgtgtgtgtgtgtgtgtgtgtgtgtgtgtgtgtgtaccgatactcatcccttcaccccccgTCATTGCTGGCCTCTTTACCCATTCTCATTACTGGACCCaattacagtctctctctctctctctctctctctctctctctctctctctctctctctctctctcatctaagcCCGTGAAAACGTTCCTTAAGTCCTGTAACAAGTAATGCCACAGATaagcttccctcttcttcacgcCCTCACTCCCTCGTCATGCTCTTCCCTCCCAACCCCGCCACCCCTCCCAGCTCACTAATTCACGTGATACGGACCCTTCTGAAATATCAAATATGTGAAAATAATCGTATTTGACAGAGCGAACTAAACACTTCACACTTGGCGCACGGTAATGACGCCCGACTCTGTGGTTAGTTCTCGCCGACTGCTCATTAGTTTACAGATTGGCCGCCAGGGGGAGAGGCTGCGTCCGCATCCCCGCGAAGCATCCTCACCTCCCGGGCGGCTTGGGCTTCACGTGGGCATTCTGTGATAACTGTTGTCTTGCCGCGCTTTCTGATTCATGAGGAGgctttggtgtgtggtgatgaggggAGTCGGTACCAAGTCGGGGAGATCTTGAGGCGTACAGGAGATAGAACAGCAGGGGTGGCTGACGAGGCAGCGTGGTGTTCTCCGAGCATTCCTGGGTTCCTGCCAAGTGACTTCATCGCGGTGGCGGCGACGGCCTCCCACGGTACTCCCTCCGCCCTCCTCCGTCCTTCTCTGtggctccctcccttcctccatgcctccctccctctctccctccctccctgtcactGGAGTCGAACGCGGCTCGTAATTACACCCCGTAATAACTGTAATCAAATTTGGCGGGCGAGGAGCCTGAAATTACAAAAAACTATACATCAAGCTGGGTGGTAAAAAGGGGTGAAAAAGGTCAGCTGTGTGACGGGGCGGCCATCGATGGAGACATTACAAGACAAGTGAGCATCGTCGAGGCGGGATTAGATCTCAGGTGTCCAAGcgcaaaaaagaaacattttgtTGAGTAAAAAAGGATTGGAATCTAAGTGGTCGTTGATCAAAGGCTCGACTGTCATTACGTAAGGGATTGGATGTCATTATGTTCCTGCAGTGTTGCCATATAAACCATAATCATCGTCTCAGCAACGGTGGGACGCAGTATTGCCAAGAATTACgtggagatgaggaaaaaataggtaaaaacaccgtcacatctcacttttcccgATGATTTGTGCGCCTCGTCTCGCCTCGCCCTCGTCCCCCGCGCGGCCTGGGGATCAGGACGAGTTTAATCTGGTCTGGGGCAATTCGGTAATTTACTGACATTTCTTTGTAGCGAAGGTGAGACGCGGGGGTGGGAATAATGGGTAATGACAGGTGACCCCCCGAGCTGGTAacagtgaccacacacacacacacatacacacacacacacacacacacacacacacacacacacacacacacacacacacacacacacacacacacacacacacacacacacacacacacacacacacacacacacacacacacacacacacacacacttagctatAACAATAACTCCTAAACTGTCCTTTTAgaa
The window above is part of the Portunus trituberculatus isolate SZX2019 chromosome 38, ASM1759143v1, whole genome shotgun sequence genome. Proteins encoded here:
- the LOC123514914 gene encoding extensin-like, translated to MTGGEGMSIAHTTTPLHTHHTSAPSTPPTHPGPITSPIPTLTQSLTTLTLPLSLSQQHTPSPSPHPIHIAALHNPPTFNQPLSPTHQNTIRPLPTLTQPLNSPLPTLTQPLSKTYQQTPSPSPKLTNTYPAPLLSPTTFTQPLSSPHQHSPSRSSKLINTLPAPLLNPTTLTQPLSQGTNTNPAPLPNLYQNYQHSPNPLPQPHYTHLATLPTH